In the Helianthus annuus cultivar XRQ/B chromosome 11, HanXRQr2.0-SUNRISE, whole genome shotgun sequence genome, one interval contains:
- the LOC110889893 gene encoding putative receptor-like protein kinase At3g47110 — translation MASIIHLSKLHILILLVFCSCFLHNTYVTSVTLSLDTDKQTLIYMKSQTITQPPDALATWDPNTSPCNWTRVSCGDHGQRVVDVDLSGLGISGPVNPHIGNLSFLRTLQLQENQFQGIIPEAITNLLRLRILNVSFNSIQGAIPANISRCMKLRIVDFMQNKLSGSIPEDLTLLVNLQILNLAGNHLSGSIPPSIGNLSSLLTLKLGTNTLSGPIPGDLSRLVNLKNLDLTINNLTGIVPPSIYNMSSLETLAVAANDLGGDIPYNVGDTLPNLQIFNFCINKFTGTIPGSLHNLTNIRGIRMAHNRLHGTVPPGLGNLPELEMYNIGYNNIVSSQGEGLGFLNSLANSTKLDFLAIDGNGFDGAIPEFIGNLSKKLRMLYMGSNQIFGIIPPSIMQLQGLALLNLSFNSISGEIPSEVGQLEGLQELVLGKNRLTSNIPNSLGNLRKLGKIDLSSNELEGSIPTCFKAFEGLTYMDLSMNKLNGSIPSEVLDLPSLTTILNLSSNSLTGSLPEDIGNLERVVTIDLSNNRLSGNIPNSIKKCKSLEQLIISENSLSGNIPNGLGELNGLTTLDLSSNELSGSIPLNLQNLKDLQFLNLSFNNLEGNVPSNGIFLNLTKVHVEGNPKLCYESKCRRSDTNKLVMILGAATASVLLVLISIALFFYFRRTAAKATNTSSDSYKGKHYMVTYDQLRTATRNFHEDSLIGRGSFGSVYKGCLDLEGQPQEIAVKTLDMETTGSIPSFLAECAALRHLRHRNLVKLITSCSSLNHKNNEFLSLVYEYMKNGSLEKWIGNGMSLMDRLNVVIDVACGLSYLHHESVVAPVVHCDLKPSNVLLDEDLTAKIGDFGLARMLIDKDQSFSSAHVLKGSMGYIPPEYGMGAKPSTKGDVYSYGIMLIEIFTGKSPTDEMFVGGLSLKTWVQSAFPDNLDQVLDPNMHKEPDEFCSDSESMSFKVQLDCLTTLIGVALSCTNDSPEGRTTITEALRKLKCVRDMFQKHHPSIKVEC, via the exons ATGGCTTCAATCATTCACCTTTCCAAACTCCACATTCTTATCCTATTGGTTTTCTGTTCTTGTTTCTTACACAACACATATGTAACTTCTGTcactttaagtcttgatacagaTAAACAAACCTTAATCTACATGAAATCTCAAACAATCACCCAGCCCCCAGATGCTTTAGCTACATGGGATCCAAACACATCCCCATGCAACTGGACCCGGGTTTCATGTGGTGATCATGGCCAAAGGGTTGTAGATGTTGACCTCTCTGGCCTTGGGATATCCGGTCCAGTTAATCCCCATATCGGGAACTTGTCTTTTCTAAGAACACTTCAACTCCAAGAAAACCAGTTTCAGGGTATAATTCCTGAAGCAATCACCAATCTTTTACGCCTACGAATCCTTAACGTAAGTTTTAATAGCATCCAAGGCGCCATTCCAGCAAACATAAGCCGTtgcatgaagctaaggattgttgATTTCATGCAAAACAAACTTTCAGGTTCTATTCCTGAAGATCTCACTCTACTTGTGAATCTTCAAATTCTGAACTTGGCAGGAAACCATCTTTCTGGTTCAATTCCACCTTCCATTGGTAACCTTTCTTCATTGTTAACTTTGAAATTGGGAACCAATACACTTAGTGGCCCGATTCCTGGAGACTTGTCTCGTCTCGTGAACCTAAAGAATCTTGATCTCACCATTAATAATCTTACTGGCATTGTTCCACCATCGATTTACAACATGTCTTCACTCGAGACTCTAGCGGTGGCTGCTAATGATTTGGGGGGTGATATACCTTACAACGTTGGGGATACACTCCcaaatcttcaaattttcaactTTTGCATTAATAAATTCACAGGTACCATTCCTGGTTCGTTGCACAATTTAACAAACATAAGAGGCATCCGAATGGCACATAACAGATTGCACGGGACAGTACCACCAGGACTTGGTAACCTCCCTGAGTTAGAAATGTATAATATTGGGTACAATAACATTGTAAGCTCGCAAGGTGAAGGTCTTGGTTTTTTAAACTCATTGGCAAACAGTACAAAGCTTGATTTCCTAGCCATTGATGGTAACGGTTTTGACGGTGCCATCCCAGAGTTCATAGGCAATCTTTCTAAAAAACTTAGAATGTTGTACATGGGTTCAAACCAGATATTTGGCATCATCCCACCCTCCATTATGCAACTGCAAGGTTTAGCCTTACTAAATTTAAGCTTCAACTCCATTTCCGGTGAAATTCCTTCCGAAGTAGGCCAGTTGGAAGGCTTACAAGAGCTTGTTCTAGGCAAAAACAGATTGACTTCTAATATCCCAAATTCATTGGGTAATCTTCGGAAGTTAGGAAAAATTGATTTATCAAGCAATGAATTGGAAGGAAGCATACCAACTTGTTTTAAGGCTTTCGAAGGGCTAACTTACATGGATTTGTCCATGAATAAGCTCAATGGGAGTATACCCAGTGAAGTTCTTGATCTCCCAAGTTTGACCACCATCCTCAATCTTTCGAGCAACTCATTAACCGGCTCTTTGCCTGAAGATATAGGGAATCTAGAAAGAGTGGTGACAATTGATCTCTCTAACAATCGTTTGTCAGGCAATATTCCAAACTCGATTAAAAAATGTAAGAGCTTGGAGCAACTGATCATCTCTGAAAACTCTTTGTCAGGAAATATTCCAAATGGTTTGGGTGAATTAAATGGTTTGACAACTCTAGACCTTTCCTCCAATGAACTCTCTGGTTCAATCCCTCTTAATCTTCAAAACTTAAAAGACCTCCAATTCCTCAACCTCTCTTTCAACAACTTAGAAGGAAATGTTCCAAGTAATGGGATTTTCTTAAATCTCACCAAAGTTCATGTTGAAGGTAACCCAAAGCTATGCTATGAATCCAAATGTAGAAGAAGTGATACCAACAAACTGGTCATGATTTTAGGTGCAGCAACCGCCTCGGTATTGTTAGTACTTATATCAATCGCTTTGTTCTTTTACTTCCGGAGAACTGCTGCTAAGGCCACAAACACTTCTTCTGATTCCTACAAGGGCAAACATTACATGGTGACATATGACCAGCTCCGTACTGCTACTAGGAACTTCCACGAGGACAGCCTGATAGGACGTGGGAGTTTTGGCTCTGTCTACAAAGGGTGCCTCGACCTTGAAGGACAGCCACAAGAAATAGCTGTGAAAACGCTCGACATGGAAACCACCGGCTCTATACCTAGTTTTTTGGCTGAATGTGCTGCACTTCGCCATCTCAGGCATAGGAATCTTGTCAAGTTGATAACGTCCTGCTCTAGTTTGAATCACAAGAACAACGAATTTCTTTCACTGGTGTATGAATATATGAAGAATGGGAGTTTAGAGAAGTGGATAGGGAATGGAATGAGCTTGATGGACAGGTTAAACGTAGTGATTGATGTAGCGTGCGGGTTGAGTTACCTTCACCATGAATCTGTGGTAGCTCCGGTGGTGCACTGCGATTTAAAGCCAAGTAATGTTTTGTTGGATGAAGATCTGACTGCAAAAATTGGAGATTTTGGGCTTGCCAGAATGTTGATTGACAAAGATCAGTCTTTTAGCTCTGCACATGTTCTTAAAGGTTCCATGGGTTACATACCTCCAG AGTACGGTATGGGAGCAAAACCATCAACCAAAGGAGATGTATACAGTTATGGCATTATGCTAATAGAGATTTTCACCGGGAAGAGTCCAACGGACGAGATGTTCGTTGGTGGTCTAAGCCTTAAGACGTGGGTGCAGTCTGCTTTCCCGGATAACTTGGATCAAGTTTTGGATCCTAATATGCATAAAGAACCAGACGAATTCTGCTCGGATAGTGAATCTATGAGCTTTAAGGTACAACTTGATTGTCTGACAACTCTCATAGGAGTTGCACTTTCGTGCACCAATGATTCTCCTGAAGGAAGAACCACCATCACCGAGGCTCTCCGTAAACTCAAGTGTGTTCGGGATATGTTTCAAAAGCACCATCCATCAATCAAAGTCGAGTGCTGA